The Terriglobales bacterium genome contains a region encoding:
- a CDS encoding DUF6632 domain-containing protein, giving the protein MIRERALKTVLLLVGLVFVAFLYPIVMYLWRPGNEPPGDAMMMSLYVTLGFFLLLAVRNPSAYRSLIAYAGWANLAHATVMALMAIHPASDRAGLLTASAIFAPIGIALIALAPAKSSAELASAAGA; this is encoded by the coding sequence ATGATTCGAGAACGAGCACTCAAGACAGTATTGTTGTTGGTGGGATTAGTCTTTGTGGCATTTCTTTATCCCATCGTGATGTACCTATGGCGGCCAGGAAATGAGCCGCCAGGTGATGCGATGATGATGAGCCTTTATGTGACGCTCGGATTCTTTTTGCTCCTGGCAGTGCGTAATCCATCCGCGTATCGCAGCCTCATCGCCTACGCAGGATGGGCGAACCTTGCTCACGCCACGGTAATGGCGCTGATGGCAATCCATCCTGCGAGCGACCGCGCAGGCCTGCTCACTGCCTCGGCAATCTTTGCTCCGATCGGGATAGCCCTGATCGCTCTGGCTCCGGCAAAGTCATCCGCCGAGCTGGCTTCCGCAGCCGGGGCGTAG
- a CDS encoding DUF4386 domain-containing protein: MTPLKRNARIAGLLYLTLLTAPLRLIYIPNKLFVAGSASATANNIATHETLFRLGMLSDLFTATMAIFLTLALYRLFKGVDEGLARLVVILGALVVTPIYFVNTVNDAAALLLARGADFLSVFDKPQRDALVMVFLRMHGQGVRANSVFWGLWLFPFGLLVYKSRFIPRILGVWLMLNCFAYLATSVTGILWPQYEQRVSNWVFPALLGELAIMLWLIIVGAKERQPLATAA, translated from the coding sequence AGGGCTTCTCTATCTCACACTCCTGACTGCTCCCCTGCGCCTCATTTACATTCCCAACAAGTTGTTTGTCGCCGGTAGTGCCAGCGCCACGGCCAACAACATCGCCACCCACGAGACGCTTTTCCGCCTCGGCATGCTCAGCGATCTGTTCACCGCAACCATGGCCATCTTTCTCACGCTGGCACTCTACCGGCTGTTCAAGGGAGTGGACGAAGGACTGGCCCGGCTGGTGGTAATCCTGGGCGCGCTGGTGGTCACGCCTATCTATTTCGTTAACACCGTCAACGACGCCGCTGCGCTGCTGCTCGCCCGCGGCGCAGACTTCCTCTCCGTCTTCGACAAGCCACAGCGCGACGCGCTCGTCATGGTCTTCCTCCGCATGCATGGCCAGGGAGTCCGCGCCAACTCGGTCTTCTGGGGACTCTGGCTGTTTCCCTTCGGCCTGCTGGTGTACAAGTCGCGCTTCATTCCCCGCATCCTGGGCGTCTGGCTCATGCTCAACTGCTTCGCCTATCTGGCGACCAGCGTCACCGGCATCTTGTGGCCGCAATACGAGCAGAGAGTGTCAAATTGGGTCTTCCCAGCACTGCTCGGCGAGCTAGCTATCATGTTGTGGCTGATCATCGTCGGCGCGAAGGAGAGACAGCCCCTGGCCACCGCCGCCTGA